A region of the Pseudomonas anguilliseptica genome:
ATGCTTGATACGCTTCCAAGCCATGTCGGTGATGTGCAACAGGCCGTCGACGCCACCCAGATCCACGAACGCGCCGTAGTCGGTGAGGTTCTTGACGATACCTTTGACTTGCTGACCTTCCTGTAGGGATTCCAGCAGAGCTTCGCGCTCAGCGCTATTCTCGGCTTCCAGCACGCTGCGGCGGGAAACGACAACGTTGTTGCGCTTCTGGTCCAGCTTGATGACTTTGAATTCGAGTTCTTTGCCTTCCAGGTGAGTGGTATCACGCACCGGACGGACATCGACCAATGAACCTGGAAGGAACGCACGGATGCCGTTAACGTCGACAGTGAAGCCGCCCTTAACCTTACCGTTGATAACGCCCGTAACCACTTCCTCAGCGGCGAAAGCTGCTTCCAGAACGATCCAGCACTCGGCACGTTTAGCTTTTTCGCGGGACAGCTTGGTTTCACCAAAGCCATCTTCAACCGCGTCCAGGGCAACGTGAACTTCGTCACCGACCTTAATGGTCAGCTCGCCAGCGTCGTTGTGGAACTGCTCCAGCGGGATGAGGCCTTCAGACTTCAAACCAGCGTGAACGGTTACCCAACCAGCTTGGTAATCGATGTCGACGATGATAGCGGTGATGATCGAGCCAGCCTGAAGATTCAGGTTTTTTAGGCTTTCTTCAAACAGTTCAGCAAAGCTTTCGCTCATTTTAATTCCTGTTGATTCAAGGCAGGGAATCCGCCCAAACCACATTCCAGACAATGTGGGTACGTTCATATAAAAAGAAGCAAACGGGACAAGGACTGGGTTCCCGTACGCCTCCTTGCGAGCCGGTCAGCTTAAACCAGCTGTGGCTCTTATCATCCGGCGAGATCGCGATTGGCGACCTCACTCAGAATTCGTTCAAGCACTTGTTCGATGGAGAGTTCAGTGGAATCCAGCTGGATCGCATCGGCTGCCGGCTTGAGCGGCGCCACTGCACGCTGGGTATCGCGCTCGTCGCGCGCCTGAATCTCATCAAGAAGTCTCGCGAGATTAACATCATCGCCCTTGGCCTTCAACTGCAAGTAGCGGCGGCGGGCGCGCTCCTCGGCGCTGGCGGTGAGGAAAATCTTAAGCGGCGCATCGGGAAATACCACAGTACCCATATCACGACCGTCAGCGACCAGACCCGGCATTTCCTGGAACGCCTGCTGACGCTGCAGCAGAGCCGCACGCACGGCGGACAGCGAAGCCACCTGCGAAGCCCCGGCACCGACCTGCTCATTGCGGATCAGGTCTGTGACTTCTTCGCCTTCAAGAATGATGCGCTGACCATGGCCATCACCGGCGGCAATAAATTGCACATCCAGATGAGCGGCGAGCAGCTTCATCGCCTCTTCATTGGTCAGATCGACACCGTGATTGCCCGCAGCAAAAGCCAACAGACGATACAGCGCACCCGAATCCAGCAGATTCCAGCCCAACTGCTTGGCCAGCAGGCCGGCAATAGTGCCTTTGCCCGAGCCGCTTGGCCCGTCGATGGTAATAACCGGAGCGACGATCATGCCTTGCCCTCCTCGGCCACACGGATGCCGACCTGAGCCGACAGCGCGAGGAAATTGGGGAACGAGGTGGCGACGTTGGCACAGTCATGAATGCGGATCGGCGCAGTGGCGCGCAGCGAGGCGACACTGAACGACATAGCGATACGGTGGTCCCCATGCGC
Encoded here:
- the cmk gene encoding (d)CMP kinase, with amino-acid sequence MIVAPVITIDGPSGSGKGTIAGLLAKQLGWNLLDSGALYRLLAFAAGNHGVDLTNEEAMKLLAAHLDVQFIAAGDGHGQRIILEGEEVTDLIRNEQVGAGASQVASLSAVRAALLQRQQAFQEMPGLVADGRDMGTVVFPDAPLKIFLTASAEERARRRYLQLKAKGDDVNLARLLDEIQARDERDTQRAVAPLKPAADAIQLDSTELSIEQVLERILSEVANRDLAG